The genomic stretch GGACAAGTCCCGATTACGGATGCGGTCTTGTCGCGCTATGTACCTGACGAATGGCGGGCGAAGACGCTGTCCTTTAAATTTTTGCTGAATTTGATAATTGGGGCTCTGGCGCTTTTATGCGCGAGATATATTCTCGGTGCGGGTGGTGGATTTGGGATGGTAATGGCCGTAACAGCTGGTTCTGCGGTGATGATCGTAATCGGGGCGTTGTTGCTGCCGACCCAAGCGCAGGGCGAGAGGCTCGCTTAAGAGCCGCCCGCTAAGAGCCGCCCGCCACCCGAGGTGGGCACATCGTACCCCGATGTGAGCAGGGTGTGCCACATCGCCGTCGTGTTGCTTGTTAGCACAGGCTTGCCAAGTTCGTCCTCAAGTTCCTCTACGCCCTCTAAGGCGCGAAAATTTGTGCAGCTGATGAAGATGCCGTCTGCCTCGGGCGAATCCACCTCGCGAGCAAGCTTCATCGAATTCTCGGGCCCCAGGAACGCCGGGCACTCCGTGTCGAGCCCTTTTTCGGTAACGGTTTTTATTCCCTTATCTTCGAGATAGGCGACCAGCCGCTCGTTGAGCCATTTCGGATACGGTGAGGCAATGGCAACGCGGGAGATATCCATCGCGCGCATGGCCTCGACAAGAGCAGTCGATGTTGTCGTGGCGGGGATGCCGGTCCGTTCTTTGATTACCTCAATGATCTCCTGATCCATGCCGGGGCGCACGAAGCTGCCACCCGTGCATCCGAAGCAGATGGCATCTAGGCTCGCGTGGCCAAGAAGGTCAGCCAGATCTGGCACCTCGGTGAGCATGTGAAGAAGGGTTTCCTCCTCATCGTCGGTGTGTTTTATCCGGGTGAAATGAGTAGAGACGCCTTCCGGTGCAAGTCGCTGGCACTCGTATTCCATCACTGTGTTCCACGAGGGTACGATAAATCCCAGTTTTTTCTTCCAGTCCATTACGGCTCTCCTCACGGTATAATGATATTTGTGAAATGATAGATGACAGCAAAGCCCCGCACAACGGAACTTTTGTGAGGACATGACCTAGTAGGCGTATTCCCGAAAAACTTCTTCAACGTTGCCATGCCAACGCCCTTCATAAGCCGCCAGCAATTCTTCCGCTGGTGTCAGGCCTGATTCGGCAATTCGGAAAAGTGGTTTCAAGAAATGAGTTTCGTTCATGCCGACTTTGTCCAGGTTGTTCCGTTGGCTTAGACCTTGATG from Rhodospirillaceae bacterium encodes the following:
- a CDS encoding maleate cis-trans isomerase, whose product is MDWKKKLGFIVPSWNTVMEYECQRLAPEGVSTHFTRIKHTDDEEETLLHMLTEVPDLADLLGHASLDAICFGCTGGSFVRPGMDQEIIEVIKERTGIPATTTSTALVEAMRAMDISRVAIASPYPKWLNERLVAYLEDKGIKTVTEKGLDTECPAFLGPENSMKLAREVDSPEADGIFISCTNFRALEGVEELEDELGKPVLTSNTTAMWHTLLTSGYDVPTSGGGRLLAGGS